In Haloarcula limicola, the genomic stretch AGCGTCTCGGCCGCCAGCGGGACGCTCGCGCCCCACGAGACGTCCCACATCAGGAGCGTCCCCGCCGCGCCCGCGAGGCCGACCCCGAGGGCGAAGACGACGGTGAACACGCGCCGCACGTCGATGCCGAGCGCCGAGGCCATCTCGGCGTCCTCGCTCCCGGCCCGGATGTAGAGGCCGTAGCGCGTCCGCGTGAGGAAGCCCCAGATGAGCGCGACGGTGAGCAGGCCGAGCAGTATCTCGAAGACGGCCAGCCACCGCACGTCGATGGGGCCGAGCGCGGCCGGCTGGCGCAGGAACTGGGGCTTCGTCGCCAGCGCCGCGTTCCAGTCCGACAGCGGCTGCATCCCGTAGATGCCCAGCACGATGCGGACGATCTCGTCGATGACGAGCGTCAGCCCGAACGTCAGCAGGATCTGGTAGATGGGCGGCCTGTCGTACAGCGGTCGGATGACCTGCGTCTCGATGGCTCCGCCCAGCAGCGTGAGCGCGCCGAAGACGGCGACGATGGCGACGAAGAACAGCGCGAGGCGACCGACTGTCCCGGTCGCCTGCGTGACGGTCAGGACCATGACGAGCCCGCCCAGATATGCGCCGACCATCGTCAGCGACCCGTGCGCGAAGTTCAGCACGCCCATCAGCCCGAAGATGAGCGTCAGCCCGCTGGCTATCATGACGTACAGCGCCGACTTCGCCAGCCCTTCGACGAAGACGCTTCCCAGCTCCGAGAGCGTGAGGAAGTCCGCGAGCGCTTCGAGTATCACGCCGATAGATACCTCCTGAAGCGCTCGTCGTCGGCCGACACCGCGTCGGTGTCGCCGTCGTCGACGACCCGGCCGTTGTCCACGATGTAGAACCGGTCGGCGAGGTCTAACGCCAGCGGGAGGTTCTGTTCGACCAGCAAGACGGTGGTGTCCTCGGCGGCGCGGGCGAGCGCCTCGCCCACGTCGGCGACGATCTGCGGGGCCAGCCCCTCGCTCGGCTCGTCCACGAGCAACAGGTCGTTCTCGCCGACGAGGCCGCGGGCGATGGCGAGCATCTGCTGTTGGCCGCCCGAGAGGGTGCCGGCCTCCTGCTTGCGTCGCTCTTCGAGGATGGGGAACGACTCGAAGGCCAGTCCCAGCCCCTCCCGAACGCCGTCGGCGTCGGGGATGGCCGCCCGCAGGTTCTCCTCGACGGTCAACTGCGAGAAGATGCGCCGGTCCTCGGGGATCCACCCGAGGCCGCGGCGGGCGACCTCGTGGGTTTCGAGGCCCACGAGCGAATCGCCGCGGAACCGAATATCGCCCTCCCGCGGCGGCGTCAACTGGAGGATGGAGCGCAGCGTCGTCGTCTTGCCGACGCCGTTGCGGCCCACGAGCGCGACGACTTCGCCCGCCGAGACGGAGAGGTCCACGCCCTCGAGGATGTGACTGTCGCCATAGTAGGCGTGGACGCCGTCGAGTTCGAGGAGGGTCACGCGACGCCTCCCGAGTCGGTCGATTCGTCGTCCGTCGCGTCGCCGGTCGCCTCGTCCAGCGTGCCGGGTTCGTAGCCGCCCAGATACGCCGACTGCACGTCCGGGTTCGCCCGCACGTCCTCGGGCGGGCCGTCGGCGATGACCGCGCCCTGATGGAGGACGACGACGCGGTCGGAGACGTCCATCACGATGTCCATGTTGTGTTCGACCAGGAGGACCGCGTGGTCGTCGGCGACGTCTCGGATGAGGTCGCGCACCTCGTCGACGCTCTCGGAGGAGACGCCCGCGTTCGGTTCGTCAAGCAGGAGCACCGACGGGTCGCCGGCCAGCGCGATGGCGACTTCGAGCTTCCGCTTGGCCCCGTGGCTGAGCGTGCTCGCCGGGTCCTCGGCTCTGTCGGCCAGTCCGACCCGCTCGAGCTTCGCGTACGCCCGCTCGGTGTACCCCTCGAAGTGGTCGACGTTGCGCCAGACGGTCAGCGAGTCGTCGCCGGCGGCCTGCTCGGCCACGCGGACGTTCTCCAGGACCGTGCGCTCGGGGAAGACGTTCGTCACCTGATACGAGCGGTGGACGCCCCGCTGGGCCGTCTCGTGGGGCGAGGCGTCGGTGATGTCCTCCCAGTCGTCGCCGTGGCGCAGCGAGACAGTCCCGTCTGTCGGTTCTAACACCCCGGTCAGGAGGTTGAAGAACGTCGTCTTCCCGGCCCCGTTGGGACCGATGAGCGAGCAGAGTTCGGTCCCCAGTTCGAAGTCGACGCTGTCGACGGCCGTCAGCCCGCCGAAGTCCTTGGTCAGGCCCCGCGTTCTGAGCATGTTACAGCGAGCAACCCATCTGGTCGCTGTCTTTCGGAATCGTGGTCTCGCTCTCCTCGATCCGGGCCAGCGGCTCGCTGGGCATGATGGCCGCGCCCCAGTTCTCCGCCCACTCGTCGGTGGTCGGGATCGGGTCGGCGACGGTCATCGCGGAGCGGGCCTGGTTGTTGTACTCCTGGAAGGTGTACCCGCCCTCGCCCTTCGGCGTGTCCGTGACGGTCATCCCCTTCAGCGCGTCGGCGACGTCCGCGCCCGCCGTCGAACCGCCCTCGGTGACGGCCTGATGGATGGCCGACGCGCCCGTGAACGTCCCCGAGGTGAACAGGTCCGGGACGACGCCGTAGGTGCTGGTGTAACGATCGACGAACGTGGAGTTGACCTCGTTGTCGTACTGGTTCCAGTGGTACCGCGTCGTGAACGGACCGAGCCGCGCGTTCCGGATCTTCTCCTTGGTCAGCGGTTCGCCGAGGACGTTCTGGAGGGTCCCGCCGACGACGCTGTTGGTGATGCGCGTGGCGAACCCGCCGAAGACGCGGAAGGAGTAGTCCCCCGAGAGGAAGGCGTTGAACATCAGCGGGAGGGTGGCGACGGTGAAGCCGCCGACGACGCCCTCCGCGCCGGCCTCCTCTGCGTTGTCGAGCAGCCCGCTCCACTCCTCGTACCCCCGCTCGACGAAGCGGGTGTCGAGGATCTCGACGCCCTCCTGCTGGAGGACGGCCTTGTAGTTGTTCACCACCGCGCGCCCGAAGGAGTAGTCCGCGCCGAAGAGGTACACCTTCGAGACGTCGGTCTCGTTGGCGACGTACTTCCCGCCGGAGCGGGCGTCCATCGCGGTGGTCTCGCTGGCGCGGTAGACGAGGTCCGAACACGTCTCGCTGTTGGCCGTGATGCCCGCCGACGCCGCCGGGCCGACCATCATCGGGACGCCGGCCTGACTGACGACGTTGCCGATGACCCGCCCGGCCGCGCCCGAGGAGGAACAGCCGAAGAGCATGTCGACGTCCTGGTTGCTGACGAGGTTCGTCGCGGCCGTCTGTGCGGTGTCCGCGGCGAATTCCGTGTCGCGGATGTAGAGCGTGTACTCCACGTCGCCGACGGTCATCGAGAGTTCGCCCGTGCTGGACTGCTCCGGCGGGCTCCGGTCTGCCTTGTACGACAGCCCCGAGAGGAACCCCCACAGCGACTGCTTCCCGTAGTACGAGAGGTCCCCCGAGAGCGGCTGGAGCACGCCGATGCTGATCGATTGTGCGCTGTCCGACCCGCCCGTCGAAGTGCCGTCGCTTGTCATGTCTGAAGTTCCGCCGCTGCCGTCACCACCGTCGCCGCCGTCGCCACCGTCGCCGCCGTCTTCGTTTACACAGCCACTGAGGCCGGTGATTCCGACACCGAGCGCACCGAGTACGCGCCGCCGTGTGATGTGGTCTCGCATACAGATGTAAGTACACGAACGATTACCATAGTGTGTCGCGTTCACATGTTAACGCCGGCGAGCGAGCGTCAGGAGTCGATATCTTCGAGCGCGTCGACGACGCGCTCGATCATCTTGCGCTCGCCTCGGCGGAGGTTCTTCGAGACGGCGGGTTTCGAGACGCCGAACTCCTCCGCCAGCGTCCCGAGCGTCGCGTCGCGGGGGCTCTGGAAGTACCCGGAGGAGACGGCCTCTTCGAGCGTCTCGCGTTCGGTCTCCGAGAGGTCGCGACACCCCTCGATGAGCGTCATCGCCGCGCCCGCGTTGCGTGCCACGTCCTGCAGCTGCGGCAGGCTGGCCGGCGAGCGCTCGATGACGTCGAACTCGTTGTCGCGGTCGAGTTCCGAGAGCGTGTCGTCGGCGTCCCGGCCCCGGTCGAAGCCGACGTGCCACACTTCGCTGCCCGCCTCGATATGGAACGGGCCGGTGATGTACCCCCCGTTGTCCCGGATCGTCTCCATCGCCGTCGTCTCGACCATGACCGTCCGGATGTGGGCGGCGGCGTCCTGCCGGCGCAGCAGGGAGACGTCGTTCATGTTCGGGTGGTCTCGCAGCGTCGAGAGCCCGTGGTCGAGTACCTCTCGGTCGTCGGCCTCGACGACCATCCGCGTCTCCAGTTCTCGTTTGGCGGTGTCGAAGTCCCAGTGGACCGCCGCGAACGCGACACCATGGTCCGCCGTCGTGTCGATGAACGGACAGTCGTACTGCTCCATGTCCATGGCGATGTCTATCATGGGCTGTCCACGCTACCGAAGTTGGTATCTCCATAATGATAAATTATTCTTCCCACGACGGTATCAAAACGGTCCGTGCGAATCGCTTCGACAGCTAGGTATGGTGTCACGAACCGCCGTCGATTTCCGCCTCCACGCCCCTTCTATCACGAATTACTACGGACTATAGCGGCGTCCTGCTATGCCGTTTCAATAGTGTTTTAGGCCTCCCCTCGGGAGAGACTGGTATGACTTTGCACGCCAGAGAGATAAGTCAGGACGTGCGGGAGTTAGGGGAACTCCTCGGTGAAATCGTAGAGGCACAGTCGTCGACGGAAGCGTTCGAGATCGTCGAAGACATTCGGACGTCCTCCATCGAGTACCGGCGCGGCGACGCGGACGACCGAGAGAGCGTGGGGCAGACGCTCGACCGCCTCAACCCCGAGATGGAGGACATCGTCGCGCGAGCGTTCACGACGTACTTCGAACTCATCAACCTCGCGGAGGAGCGCGAACGCGTCCGCGAGATCCGCGAGGGCAGTCAGGAGGGCGTCTTGGAGGACAGCGTCCTCGACGCCGTCAAGCGACTCTCTGACCGCGACGCCGACGCCGAGGAGGTCGAACAGGTTCTCGACGACGTGCTCATCCAGCCGACGTTCACCGCACACCCGACCGAGGCCCGGCGGAAGACGGTGAAGGCGAAGCTCCGCGCGGTCGCGAACGACCTCGAAACGCTCGACGAGGTCCGTCTCACCGACCGCGAGGAAGAGACCGTCGAGCGCGACCTCGCGGCCGAGGTCACGAGCCTCTGGCAGACGCCCCAGGTCCGCGACCGCCGCCCCGAGGTCACCGACGAGGCGCTCAACGTCCAGTGGTACCTGGAGAACGTCCTCTTCGAGGTCATCGACGAGGTCTACGACGAGCTCGAAGACGCGCTGGACGAGGAGTACGCCGAGGACATCCACGTCCCCAAGCTCTACGAGTTCCGCTCGTGGGCCGGCTCCGACCGCGACGGCAACCCCTTCGTCACGCCGGAGGTCACTGAGGAGACGCTCGAACGCCAGCGCGACACCGTCCTGCCGCTGTACCGCGACAAGCTCAAGGAACTCTCCGGCGTGCTCAGCCAGGACGCCTCGAACATCACGACCGACGCCGCCTTCGACGAGCGCCTGAGCGAGCACAAGACCCGGCTCCCCGGCGCCGCGAGCGAGGCCGAGGAGCGCTACCCCGACGAGCCGTACCGCCAGAAGCTCAAGCTGATGCGCGAATCCGTCCTCCGGGTCAGCGACGTCCGACAGGGCGGCTACGACGGCTCCGGAGAGCTACTCACGGACCTCCGGACCATCGCCGAGAGCCTGCGCGAGAACGAGGCGGAAGTCGTCGCCGAAGCCCACGTCGACCCGCTGATTCGGAAGGTCGACACCTTCGGCTTCGCGTTCGCCAGTCTCGACCTCCGGGACCATCGGAAGATGCACACCGACGCCATCGCCGAGGCCGTCGACCGACAGGGCATCGACTACGTCGGGATGGACGAGGACGAGCGCGTCGAGTTCCTCACCGAGGCCGTTTTGCAGGACGACCCCATCGTCGACATGGAGGACACCGAGGGGCTCTCGGACGACTCCACCCGCGTCTTCCGCCGCTTCCGGAAGACCGCCGACTGGCAGAACGAGTTCGGCGTCGACGCCATCGACACCTACGCGATCAGCTGGTGCGAGGAGCCGAGCCACGTGCTCGAAGTCCTCTTCCTCGCCGATCAGGTCGGCATCGTCGACCTGCCGGGCTACTGCGGGCTGGACATCGTCCCGCTGCTGGAATCGGAGTACGCCCTCTCCGGTGCCCGGCGCATCATGGGGACGCTGTTCGACAACGAGGCCTACTCGAAGGCCCTCGACGCCCGCGAGGGCATCCAGGAGATCATGCTGGGATACTCGGACTCCAACAAGGAGAACGGCTTCCTGGCCGCTAACTGGTCGCTGTACAACAACCAGAAGCGACTCGCCAACATCACCGACGACTACGACGTGGAGATGCGCCTGTTCCACGGCCGCGGCGGCTCTATCTCCCGCGGCGGCGGCCCGATGAACGACGCGATGCTCGCGCTGCCGAACGAGACGGTGACCGGCCAGATCAAATTCACCGAGCAGGGCGAGGCCATCGCCGAGAAGTACGCCAACCACGACATCGCCGAGCGCAACTTAGAGCAGATGCTCAACGCGCAGGTTCGCTCCCGCCACAACTCGATGCACGAACCCGTCGAGGAGATCCCCGACGAGTGGGCCGAGGCCATGGAGACGGCCGCCGACGCCGCCCGCGAGGAGTATCAGGACCTGCTGGAGACGGACGGCTTCGTGGAGTACTTCGAACAGGCGACGCCCATCACCGTCATCGAGAACCTCAACATGGGCTCGCGGCCGGCCTCCCGCAGCGAGGACCGCAGCGTCGACGACCTGCGCGCCATCCCGTGGGTGTTCTCGTGGACGCAGGCCCGCTGTATCATCCCGGGCTGGTACTCGATCGCCACCGGGCTGAACGCCTATCTCGACGACGGCGGCGACATCGAGACGCTCAAGGAGATGTACGAGGAGTGGCCGTTCTTCCGGACGAAGCTCGACAACGCCTCGCTGGCGCTCGCCCGCACGGACATGGACATCGCCCGCCAGTACGCCGACCTCGCCGACGACGACCTGCGCGAGCGCATCTTCCCGCGCATCGAGGAGGAGTACCGCGAGACGGTCGATCTCGCCCTCGAGATCGGCGGCCGCGAGGGTCTACTCTCGCGCGACTGGCTGGAGGAGAACCTCGAACGGCGGAACCCGTACGTGGACCCGCTGAACCTCCTGCAGGTCCGCCTGCTGGCGCAGTCACACCTCACCGAGACCGAGAAGCGGACGCTCCGCCTGACGGTGCAGGGGGTCGCGGCCGGCATGAAGAACACCGGATAACGCCGGCTCCGACGCTCGTTCGGTGCGCCGCTCCGTTACAACGGGCGTAGTAGTCACCGAAGCCTTTACTTTCGAGCCCTGTGGAGGGCCGCTATGGCACTAGAGAGGATTCTCCTCGCCGTCGGACCGAACGACAAGGACCGCATCGACGAACTCGCCGCGGCCGTCACGGACATCGCCGGTCCCGCGGGGGCCAGCGTCGTCATCGCCCACGTGTTCACCGACGACGAGTACGACAACGTCGTCGACCGACTGGAGTTCGCCTCCGCCAGCGAGGCCGACCCGAACGAGGTCGCCGACCGACACACGACCGTACGAGAACTCGAAGATCGCTTCAACGACGCTGGCATCGACTACAGCGTCCGCGGTGCCGTCGGCAACCACGGCCAGCAGATCGTCGATCTCGCCGAGGAAGAGAACGCGAACCTCGTCGTCGTCGGCGGCCGCAAGCGCTCGCCGACGGGGAAGGCCGTCTTCGGCTCCACGGCACAGGAAGTCATGCTGAACGCGCCGTGTCCGGTCACGTTCGTCCGCGGCGAGTAATTCCCGAAAAAATCGTCTTCTCGCTTTCGCGCTAGGCCACCAGCGCCGACTCCAGCAGCTCCAGCGGATGCCGGATCTCGTAGCCGCTGCCGTGCTCCATCTGCATCGCACACGTCGGACACTCGGTCATGCCGGTCGTCCCCTCGGCGTCTTCCATGTGGTCGAACATCTCGTCGCCGATCTCCATGGACTTCTCGTACTTCTCCTCCTTCCAGCCGTAGGTGCCGGAGATGCCCGAACAGGACTCGCCGACGTCCTCGACGCCGACGCCCTCTAAGTCGCGGAACAGCTCGACGGCCTGTCGGTCCAGCCCCTGGTTGCGGGCGTGACAGGGGGCGTGGTAGGCGAACTCGCGGGCGAGGTCGCCGGAGACGTCGGCCGACTCTACCTCACCGCGGAGGTCCTCGTGGATGCGGAGGTACTCGACGGCCTCGAAGGTGTTCGCGGCCACCTCCTCGATGCCGTCGATGTCGAACAGCTCGGGGTACTCCTGTCGGAGCGCCATCGAACAGGAGGTACACGAGGCGATGGCGTCGTAGCCCTCCTCGACGAGGTCGGCCATCGAGGAGACGTTGACCTCGGCGTGGCGGCGGGCGTCGTCCAGCATCCCGTTCGCGAACATCGGCGTCCCCGAACACTTCTGTTCGGGCGCGACGACCTCGTAGCCGAAGTGCTCGTAGACGCGGACCATCGCCTTGCCGACCTCGGGCGTGTTGTAATTCGAGTAACAGCCGTGGAAGTACGCCACCTTCTTCTCGGCGTCCGCGGGGTCGCCCAGCCGCTCGCGGGCGCGCCGGGCGTTCCGCCGCGAGGCGTCCGCGCCGCCGCGGTCGGCCCACCACTCGCGGAATGTCTGCTGTGCGAACTCGGGGAAGTCGCGCTCGCTGGTGATGCCCATCGTCTTCTCCATGACCCAGCGGGCGGGACCGAAGTTCATGGCGAAGTTCGCCACCTTCGGGGCCTTGCTCGCGAACCACGCCGAGGTCCGGTAGTTGGCGAGGATCCGGTTGCGGACGTACTCCACGGAGAACTTGTCCATCTGCTCGCTGACGTACTCCCCGCGGGCGGTGTTGTGCATCTGCGAGAGCGGGACGCCCGACGGACAGGCGTTGTCACAGCGCATGCAGTTCGAGCAGTCCATCACCGAGTCGTCGATATCGTAGCCGTCGTCGGTCTGCTTGAGTCGCCACTGCTCGGGGCCCTGGAACTTCGGGCCGGGGAAGTCGTCGTCCACCTCCGCGACCGGGCAGTTCGTATCGCAGATCGAGCACTTGTAACAGGCGTCCGCGCCCGGCCGCAGGTCGAAGTCGTCGCTCTCGGGGAACACTTCGGTCGGCTCGAAGTCCTCGCCCGTGTTCGGTGCAACTGGGTCGAAGTCTGGGGATTCTGCGTCGCTCATCGTAGTTCCTCCACGGCGTTCGTGCCCGCCGCGTAGCCGGTCGCAATCGAGACGCCGCCGC encodes the following:
- a CDS encoding branched-chain amino acid ABC transporter permease, producing MILEALADFLTLSELGSVFVEGLAKSALYVMIASGLTLIFGLMGVLNFAHGSLTMVGAYLGGLVMVLTVTQATGTVGRLALFFVAIVAVFGALTLLGGAIETQVIRPLYDRPPIYQILLTFGLTLVIDEIVRIVLGIYGMQPLSDWNAALATKPQFLRQPAALGPIDVRWLAVFEILLGLLTVALIWGFLTRTRYGLYIRAGSEDAEMASALGIDVRRVFTVVFALGVGLAGAAGTLLMWDVSWGASVPLAAETLLPAFIVVIVGGLGTFRGTVAASLVVGMTDSVMTWWFQNYVTFTGLPELVLFLVLVVTLIVRPQGLFGVEGVGGH
- a CDS encoding ABC transporter ATP-binding protein, with product MTLLELDGVHAYYGDSHILEGVDLSVSAGEVVALVGRNGVGKTTTLRSILQLTPPREGDIRFRGDSLVGLETHEVARRGLGWIPEDRRIFSQLTVEENLRAAIPDADGVREGLGLAFESFPILEERRKQEAGTLSGGQQQMLAIARGLVGENDLLLVDEPSEGLAPQIVADVGEALARAAEDTTVLLVEQNLPLALDLADRFYIVDNGRVVDDGDTDAVSADDERFRRYLSA
- a CDS encoding ABC transporter ATP-binding protein, encoding MLRTRGLTKDFGGLTAVDSVDFELGTELCSLIGPNGAGKTTFFNLLTGVLEPTDGTVSLRHGDDWEDITDASPHETAQRGVHRSYQVTNVFPERTVLENVRVAEQAAGDDSLTVWRNVDHFEGYTERAYAKLERVGLADRAEDPASTLSHGAKRKLEVAIALAGDPSVLLLDEPNAGVSSESVDEVRDLIRDVADDHAVLLVEHNMDIVMDVSDRVVVLHQGAVIADGPPEDVRANPDVQSAYLGGYEPGTLDEATGDATDDESTDSGGVA
- a CDS encoding ABC transporter substrate-binding protein, whose protein sequence is MRDHITRRRVLGALGVGITGLSGCVNEDGGDGGDGGDGGDGSGGTSDMTSDGTSTGGSDSAQSISIGVLQPLSGDLSYYGKQSLWGFLSGLSYKADRSPPEQSSTGELSMTVGDVEYTLYIRDTEFAADTAQTAATNLVSNQDVDMLFGCSSSGAAGRVIGNVVSQAGVPMMVGPAASAGITANSETCSDLVYRASETTAMDARSGGKYVANETDVSKVYLFGADYSFGRAVVNNYKAVLQQEGVEILDTRFVERGYEEWSGLLDNAEEAGAEGVVGGFTVATLPLMFNAFLSGDYSFRVFGGFATRITNSVVGGTLQNVLGEPLTKEKIRNARLGPFTTRYHWNQYDNEVNSTFVDRYTSTYGVVPDLFTSGTFTGASAIHQAVTEGGSTAGADVADALKGMTVTDTPKGEGGYTFQEYNNQARSAMTVADPIPTTDEWAENWGAAIMPSEPLARIEESETTIPKDSDQMGCSL
- a CDS encoding helix-turn-helix domain-containing protein, producing MIDIAMDMEQYDCPFIDTTADHGVAFAAVHWDFDTAKRELETRMVVEADDREVLDHGLSTLRDHPNMNDVSLLRRQDAAAHIRTVMVETTAMETIRDNGGYITGPFHIEAGSEVWHVGFDRGRDADDTLSELDRDNEFDVIERSPASLPQLQDVARNAGAAMTLIEGCRDLSETERETLEEAVSSGYFQSPRDATLGTLAEEFGVSKPAVSKNLRRGERKMIERVVDALEDIDS
- the ppc gene encoding phosphoenolpyruvate carboxylase; the encoded protein is MTLHAREISQDVRELGELLGEIVEAQSSTEAFEIVEDIRTSSIEYRRGDADDRESVGQTLDRLNPEMEDIVARAFTTYFELINLAEERERVREIREGSQEGVLEDSVLDAVKRLSDRDADAEEVEQVLDDVLIQPTFTAHPTEARRKTVKAKLRAVANDLETLDEVRLTDREEETVERDLAAEVTSLWQTPQVRDRRPEVTDEALNVQWYLENVLFEVIDEVYDELEDALDEEYAEDIHVPKLYEFRSWAGSDRDGNPFVTPEVTEETLERQRDTVLPLYRDKLKELSGVLSQDASNITTDAAFDERLSEHKTRLPGAASEAEERYPDEPYRQKLKLMRESVLRVSDVRQGGYDGSGELLTDLRTIAESLRENEAEVVAEAHVDPLIRKVDTFGFAFASLDLRDHRKMHTDAIAEAVDRQGIDYVGMDEDERVEFLTEAVLQDDPIVDMEDTEGLSDDSTRVFRRFRKTADWQNEFGVDAIDTYAISWCEEPSHVLEVLFLADQVGIVDLPGYCGLDIVPLLESEYALSGARRIMGTLFDNEAYSKALDAREGIQEIMLGYSDSNKENGFLAANWSLYNNQKRLANITDDYDVEMRLFHGRGGSISRGGGPMNDAMLALPNETVTGQIKFTEQGEAIAEKYANHDIAERNLEQMLNAQVRSRHNSMHEPVEEIPDEWAEAMETAADAAREEYQDLLETDGFVEYFEQATPITVIENLNMGSRPASRSEDRSVDDLRAIPWVFSWTQARCIIPGWYSIATGLNAYLDDGGDIETLKEMYEEWPFFRTKLDNASLALARTDMDIARQYADLADDDLRERIFPRIEEEYRETVDLALEIGGREGLLSRDWLEENLERRNPYVDPLNLLQVRLLAQSHLTETEKRTLRLTVQGVAAGMKNTG
- a CDS encoding universal stress protein, whose amino-acid sequence is MALERILLAVGPNDKDRIDELAAAVTDIAGPAGASVVIAHVFTDDEYDNVVDRLEFASASEADPNEVADRHTTVRELEDRFNDAGIDYSVRGAVGNHGQQIVDLAEEENANLVVVGGRKRSPTGKAVFGSTAQEVMLNAPCPVTFVRGE
- a CDS encoding anaerobic glycerol-3-phosphate dehydrogenase subunit C, producing the protein MSDAESPDFDPVAPNTGEDFEPTEVFPESDDFDLRPGADACYKCSICDTNCPVAEVDDDFPGPKFQGPEQWRLKQTDDGYDIDDSVMDCSNCMRCDNACPSGVPLSQMHNTARGEYVSEQMDKFSVEYVRNRILANYRTSAWFASKAPKVANFAMNFGPARWVMEKTMGITSERDFPEFAQQTFREWWADRGGADASRRNARRARERLGDPADAEKKVAYFHGCYSNYNTPEVGKAMVRVYEHFGYEVVAPEQKCSGTPMFANGMLDDARRHAEVNVSSMADLVEEGYDAIASCTSCSMALRQEYPELFDIDGIEEVAANTFEAVEYLRIHEDLRGEVESADVSGDLAREFAYHAPCHARNQGLDRQAVELFRDLEGVGVEDVGESCSGISGTYGWKEEKYEKSMEIGDEMFDHMEDAEGTTGMTECPTCAMQMEHGSGYEIRHPLELLESALVA